One window from the genome of Montipora foliosa isolate CH-2021 chromosome 5, ASM3666993v2, whole genome shotgun sequence encodes:
- the LOC138002670 gene encoding neurotrypsin-like, whose product MDCYWRFTSNANLQLTFSRFQTESCCDYVSVYNGGSTSSRLLGKFSGNSVPQPIISTSIQLYVRFTTDGSVIKSGFVARYEAIADGSVRLRGHHSLRKGRVEIFYNDQWGTVCDDGWDINDARIICREIGFPRASAAYHGSYYGRGTGPIWLDDVACSGSETHVYKCGHRGWGTHDCTHSGDASADCSYASSLIRLADGGPFCGRVEVYYNGQWGTVCDDGWDINDAHVACRQLGFRGASYQYQAAKYGEGTGKIWLDDVECNGGEASLYFCKHSGWGTHNCVHGEDTSIMCYL is encoded by the exons ATGGATTGCTACTGGAGGTTCACCTCGAATGCGAATCTGCAACTGACCTTTTCTCGATTTCAAACTGAAAGTTGCTGTGATTATGTGTCCGTGTACAATGGGGGTTCAACGTCCTCCCGTCTTTTGGGCAAATTCAGTGGAAATTCTGTTCCGCAGCCCATCATAAGCACTTCGATTCAACTCTATGTCCGCTTCACAACAGACGGCTCTGTGATAAAGAGTGGATTTGTGGCACGTTATGAAG CAATTGCGGATGGCTCTGTTCGTCTCAGGGGACATCATTCTTTAAGAAAAGGCAGAGTAGAGATTTTCTATAATGACCAGTGGGGCACGGTATGCGACGATGGATGGGATATAAACGATGCCAGAATAATCTGCAGAGAGATTGGCTTCCCCCGCGCTTCTGCAGCGTACCACGGCTCCTATTATGGTCGAGGCACCGGTCCTATTTGGCTGGATGATGTAGCTTGCTCTGGAAGCGAAACTCACGTATACAAATGCGGACATCGTGGATGGGGTACCCATGATTGCACTCACAGCGGTGATGCCAGTGCCGATTGTTCGTATGCCTCTTCCCTCATCCGTCTGGCTGATGGAGGACCTTTCTGTGGCCGTGTTGAAGTCTATTATAACGGCCAATGGGGGACAGTGTGCGATGATGGCTGGGATATCAACGACGCCCACGTGGCATGTCGTCAGCTCGGTTTCCGGGGGGCGTCCTATCAATACCAGGCTGCAAAATACGGCGAGGGAACGGGAAAAATCTGGTTAGATGATGTTGAATGCAATGGTGGAGAGGCTTCGCTATATTTCTGCAAGCATTCAGGCTGGGGAACCCACAACTGTGTTCATGGCGAAGACACTAGTATAATGTGTTATCTTTAG